The Deinococcus sp. KSM4-11 sequence CCCTATATCTCCCCTGAACCTCCGATCCACACCAATCCATCCGAGACCTTCAGATCACCCCACCAAGGAGACTCCATGAGCACCCTGCCCACGTCCACGTCCGTGCACGCGCCGCCTGCCACCGGGCACGCCATCGTCCTCGGGGCCAGCATGGCGGGCCTGCTGGCCGCCCGCGTCCTGGCCGACCACTACGCCCAGGTCACGGTGCTCGAACGCGATCCGCTGCCCAACGAGACCGCGCCGCGCCGGGGAGTGCCGCAGGGCCGTCAGCCTCACGGGTTGCTGGCGGCGGGCCTCCGAACCCTCGACCGGCTGTTTCCGGGCTTCGGCGCCGAGCTGGTGCAGGCCGGAGGCCTTCCCGGCGACAGCAGCTGGAACATCCGGTGGTATCAGGTCGGTGGCTTCAAGGTGCGCCAGAGAAGCGATGTCCACGGCGTGCTGGCCAGCCGTCCGCTGATCGAGGGGGTCGTGCGCGAGCGCGTGCGCCGCCTGCCCAACGTGCAGTTCCGGGATGATGTCAGCGTTCAGGGCCTGCTGCACGGGGAGGGCCGGGTTCGTGGCGTGCAGCTGGAAGACCGGCGCCAGGGTCGGCACGAGGAGCTGAGCGCCGATCTGACGGTGGACGCCACCGGACGCGGCTCCAGAAGCCCCGCGTGGCTCCGGGCCCTGGGCTACGCGGCGCCCGCGGAGAGCGTGGTTCGCATCGACGTGACCTACACGTCGCAGGTCTACCAGGACGCGGCGCCACAGCATCCGGACGACGTGAACGCCTACATCATCATGGAGGAAGCGCCGCACGGCAAACGGGGCGGCGTGGCCCTCAGCTGCGAGCACGGCCGCTGGATGATCGGGCTGGCCGGAATGCTCGGCGAGCAGCCGCCCAGCGATCCCGTGGGATTCCACGCCTACGCCCAGGCCCTGCCGTCGCCCGAGATCGCCCGCCTGATCGAGCGCCTGACTCCACTGGGCGCGCCGGTCACCCACCATTTCCCGCACAGCCAGCGCCGCCACTACGAACGCCTGACCCGGTTTCCGGAGCAGTACCTGGTGATGGGCGACGCGCTGTGCAGTTTCAACCCGATCTACGGTCAGGGCATGACGGTCGCCGCCCTCGAAGCGCTCGCCCTCCAGGAGTGCCTGCGCGCGGGCGGCCAGGTCTCGTGGCAGCGCTTCTTCAAGCAGGCCGCCGGGGTCATCGACATTCCCTGGACGCTGGCGGTGGGCAGTGACCTGGCCTATCCCCAGGTCGAGGGGCCGCGTACCGTCGCCGGGCGCCTGATCCAGCGCTATGTCCGCCATGTCCATCTGGCCGCCCAGCACGACGGGCAGGTCGCGCTGGCCTTTCATCAGGTGTCCAACCTGCTCAGGCCGCCGCAGAGCCTGTTCCGTCCTGCCGTGGTCGGCCGGGTCCTGCGGGCGCGGCTGGGACATCCGGCCGAGGGGCACCGGACGGGACAGCACGTGCCGGCGCGGTAGGACGACGTCGGAGACCGGTGTGTGGTCGGACGCACCAATCTGATCAGAATCGATATTCACAGCAGGCGACTTGGTGAGCAGGTCGCCTGCTCAATAGCCGCCTGTCCGGCCAGAAGCACCAAATACCGGTTGTTTCGTCAATGGGAAATTCTACGAGCCACACCTGGTTGATAGCGTCTCAATCATCGAGGTGACCAGCGCGTGGTGCTTCCCGGTCACACTCTGCTGCTCTACCAGTCCTGTTCCAGGAAGCGCCGCACCTCACCCAGGCCGAACTTCCCGCGCTGCGTTCGGCCGCTGGCCACGTGCAGCAGAGCTGGCGCGGCGCGCAGCTCGTACTGCTCGGCAAGGTGTGCGAATGCCTCGGGCTGCTCCTGTCGATGGATCACCGTGATGCGATCCCCATAGTGGCCCTTCAGCGGCCCGGCCAGGAGGCGTTTGAGGCGTTCGCACTCGGCGCAGGCCTCCTGGGTCAGGAGGATGTAGGGAGCCGCATCAGTCATGGGAGACCCGCCCGGCGTGACGGCTGAGGTCGGGGAAGTCCCCCGCCCAGAGGGCGTCCACGTCCGCGTCGGTGAGGGGTTCGACGCCGATCTTGGCGTAGCTGCTGCCTTTCGCGCTGAAGAAATCGTGTGTGGTGCCGCCCGCCCGGATGCCGTTCTGCACGACCGGGTGGATCTCCTCGTCCGGGAAGGGGCGATCCAGGGCCAGATTGTCGGCCAGCACGTTGAAATTGAAGCGGATGAAACGTTTCACGTCGCCGGTCAGGTTCAGCGGCGCGTACAGCACGTCCGTGTACGCCAGCTCGTTGCGGTACAGCGTCTGGAGGGTCTGGCCGTACCACGCGCGGGCGTAGACCTGCTCGGCGTCATTCAGGCCGTCGAACTGCTCCTGCGCGAGCAGGGCCACGTACACGCCGTGCAGCGCCTCGTCCAGGATGATCAGGTTGAAGATCTCGCCGGCCGCCACCATGCGCCCCTGCCCGGCGAGGTACAGAGGATAGAAAAACCCGCTGTAGAACAGCGCCGTCTCCAGCATGCAGGACACGGTCAGTTTCTTCCACAGGCCCAGGCGCGACACGTCCGGATCGCCGAAGACGTCCTGGATGAACGCGATCTTGAATTGCAGGTGCGGCTGGGTGCGCACCCACTCGAAGACCTCGCGCTCCTCGCCTGCCGAGAGGAAGGTCTTGTTCATCAGGCTGTAACTGCGGGCGTGGATGTCTTCCATCATGCCCTGGAATTGCAGGGTCGCTTTGCGGATGTGCCCGCCGATCAGACCGCGCAGGGCGGGCATCCCGACCTCGCCCTGGAGCGTATCGAGCGCGTTCAGGCCCGCCGAGGCGTGGATGTACGTCCAGCGTTCCTCGTCGCTGAGGGCGTTCCACACCAGCGCGTCGTTTGTGAGGGGAATTTCGTCGGGAAACCACAGCTGGGACGTGTATTTCTCGTAGAAGGTGGCCGAGAAGGCGTCCTCGGGCTCTGACCAGTTTGTGGCCGAAAACGGCGTATGGGACACAGGACAACTCCTTGTTGAGGCGCCTCGCCGGAAGGGGAGAGACGAAGTGGGGAGAACGCGCGGGGCGTCGAGACTTCAAACGAAGGCCCTGCCCGGCGGTTACACCACGCAGCTCAGGCAGTCCTGCACGTTCGTCTTGCGCAGCCGCGTGTAGTACAGGGTCTTCAGCCCGAGGCGGTAGGCGTACAGGTAGTAGCTCTGCAGGGTGCGCGTGGTGACGCTGGCCGGGACGAACAGCGTGCAGCTGATGCCCTGATCCACGTGGCGCTGCGCGGCGGCCACCGTGTCCAGCACGCGGCGCTGATCCATGTCGTAGGCCTCCTCGTAGTACCACTCGGTGGTCTCGTTCAGGTGTGGCATGGGGTAGATGGTGCGGGCCTTGTTGCTCGTGCGCGTCTCCACTTTCTCGGTGACGGGCATGATGCTGGCGCTGGCGTGCGACACGTAGCTGATGCTGCCGGTGGGGGCCACCGCCATGACGAAGGAGTGCGCCAGGCCGTGCGTCCGGATGTCCGCCACGAGCTGCCGCCAGTCCTCCTGGGTGGGCAGGGCATGACCGCCAAACAGGGCGGCCACCTCCGGCGTGCGGGGCGTGAAGTCGCGTTCCAGATACGGCTGGAAGTGCTCCCCGGACTGGTAGCGGCTGCCCTCGAAGCCCCGGAATACGAACCCGGTGTCGCGGGCGATCTCCATGCTGGCCTTGCGGGCGTGGTAGTGGACGGCGGCGAAGAACACGTCCACGAATTCCAGCGCCCCCTCGCTGCCGTACACGACTTCATTGGCGGCCAGAAAGGAGTGCAAGCCCATGGCACCGAGGCCCACAGAGCGCATCTCCTCGTTGGCGCGGCGCACGGCGGGCACCTCGCCGATGGTGGTGGAACGGGCCACGTTGTCCAGCAGCCCAACCGCGGCCCGCACCACGCGGCCCAGGTCGCCGCTGCCCATCGCCTGCCCGATCACCAGCGAGGCGAGGTTGCACGACACGTCCAGCCCCACGCGATCCTTCGCCTCCTGCCCGTAGGCGTGGAAGCAACTGGGCAGGGTGGGTTGCAGGATCTCGCTGCACAGGTTGCTCATCTTGATGGTGCCGACGTTCGGAATCGGGTTGGCGCGGTTGGCGTTGCCCTCCAGCAGCAGGTACGGATAGCCGCTCTCGCCCTGCGTGATGGCGATGTCCTCCAGCACCCGCCGCGCCGAGACGCGTTTCTTGCGGATGCGGGGGTTGTCGGCGAGCGTCTGGTACTCGCGCGTCCAGTCGATGTCGGTGAACTCGCAGCCGGTCTCCTGCCACAGCGAGTGCGGGTAGAACTGGAAGATGTCCTCGCCCGCGCGCACCTTCTCCATGAAGATGTCGGGGATCGTCGCGCCGACGCTGAGGGTCTTGAGGCGGGCGTCCTCGTCGGTGGCGATCTTCTTGGCGTTCAGCGTGTCTTGGAAGTCCGCGTGCATGACGCTCAGGTAGATGGCTCCCGCGCCGGGGCGCTGCCCGGCCTGGTCGGCGTAGCGCAGCATGTTGTCGAGCATCTTCGCCACGCCCATCACGCCCTTCGTGACGTTCTGGATGCCGCGCAGCGACTCGCCCCGCGCCCGCAGGTTGCTGACCTCCACCCCGATCCCCCCGCCGCCCTTGCTGAGTTCGGCCACGAAGGACAGCGTTTTGGTGATGGACTCCAGGTTGTCCGTGCAGTCCTGGAGCAGGAAGCAGCTCACCAGACGCCCCGTGTTCGCCTTTCCGCTGTTCATCAGCGTGGGCGTGGCGGGCGTGAAGGTCTGGTTCACCAAGTGGTGCACCAGTTCCAGCGCCTGCCCGGCCGTCTCCGAGCGGGCAAGGGCCGTGATGCTCATGCGGTCCTCGTAGCGTTCCAGCCAGCGGGCACGATCCGGCGTCATGGTGGCGTACTCGCTGTAGAACTTGTACGCCCCCATGAACGACTGGAAGCGGAACCTGTACGAGTACGCCCGGTCGAAGACGGCCTGCACGTCCTCCCAGGCGTAGCGGTCGAACACGGAGGCGTCCCACACGCCGTGCTCCACCAGGTACCGGACTTTCTCGCGCAGGGTGTGGAAGAACACCGTGTTCGGGTTAACCTTCTCCTGGAAATAGACCTGTAGGGCGTCCAGGTCGTGCCGTGTATCCACGCTCGTGCCGGTGAGCACCCTGTTGTTGAGTTCAATCCAGCGTTCCATGCGTGCCTCCGGTGAAGGTGACGGTCTGAAGGTTCGTGGGGTTGGGGGCCGTGGCGCTCGCCAGCCAGGCAAGGATGAGGGCCACGTCCGCATCGGTGCCGCCCTTGTTGACCTTGGCGATGATGGGAACGGCGTGCTCGGCGGCAATCACGTCCGCCGCGCGGGCGAAGTTCGTGCCCCAGTGGTAGGAACCGCTGGCGACGACCCCACGCAGGCCGCGCCCGGCCCCGCGCAGGAACGCGCGTGTGGACTCGGGTACGTCACCCCGGTGGAAGGTGTAGGTCAACAGCAAGAAGGGGTCGCCGATCCAGCCGGAACGCACGTCCTGCACGTCCATGCCGGCGGCCCGCGCGGCAATCCGGTGTGCCAGTCGCCGGACGTTCCCCGTCAGCGAGTCGAAGACCAGGTGCACGCTCAGGCCTCAGGTGCCGGGGAATGCAGCAGAGGTGAGACGAAAGACGACGTGCCGGTTGCACGTTTCGCAGTCATGGAGGCAGGGTTCAAGGCGTCTCCGGTTGTACACACGAGGAGGGCGGCACGGGCCAGTGTGGCGACCGTGCTGGGAAAAAAAAGACGCTCCCGGCGGGCGGGAACGAGGATGTGTGGTTCAGTTGGACAAAGGATCACACCTCACGCCCCTGACGCGGGGGCAAGCAACGGGCGTATCTCCGCGAGGCGAGCGTTCGGACTGAGACCGTAGCGCGACTGTGCCGGACTGAACCCCGTGCGTAACGGGGCATGACCGGACTTCCCTCGGTTCCTGCGGAGGCTTTCACCATGAAAGCGACAGATGGATACTACATCTAGTACACGACGGGGTCAATGGTGACAGCGCTGGGAGCAGCAGCCACTTCGCTGTCTTCGGGGGCACCATAGCCGAAGAACCTTGACGGGAGCTCCGGGGCCTGGCCATGTCCTGACCCTCCCAGAGGTCTACAGTGGAAGCAGCCTGGAGGCGAAGGCAGCGTTGATGCGTGCCCTCCAGACCCGGCCACCTCTTGTCCGGTTGCGGGTGGCCGACCGTGGCCCGGCGGCACCCCACCCGTCACGCGTCCCGACTGCGGGCGGCCAGCATCCCAAGGGAAGGCGTATGAGTGAGCTCCGGAAGTTCGCCGTCATGATGGAACGTCCACCCCCCGAACGTGGACGATGTGCGCACGTTCCTGCGTACCAGCCCGTATGCCGTGGCCCGCTCCTGGCAGGACGCCACCGAGGACTGGATCACCTTCGACCAGTTCGACGTGTTCGGCTGGTACGACGCGGTGCTCCCGCTCCCGGCCGGGCGAGTGGATGGAGCAGCGGTTCGACTGGGCGGCGCAGAGCATCCAGGAGATGGCTGGGGTCAACGCGCGGGCGGCGGCAGTGATACGGAACATGCTGCAGGAAGCGCAGCGGGTCGCGCAGCCCCGGCATGGGTGAGGGCACAGAGGGGGAACATGACCGCAGCGTCGTATGTCGTACCGTTCGCTAGGGTCCGCGCGGGCGACCTGCCACTGGTCGGAGGCAAGGGAGCGAACCTCGGGGAACTCACCGCAGCCGGGTTCCCGGTTCCGCCGGGCTTCTGCATCACCGTGAGGGCCTTCGAGCTGGGACTTGAGGCCCTGCCCGACCGTGAAGCAATGTGGCGCGAGCTAGAGGCCATCGCACCGAACGACACGGCCGCCGCCCAGGCCGCGAGTGCCCGCTGGAGACCCAGGGTGGCGGCCCTGCCGCTGCCGCCCCAGGTGGACAGCGCCATGGACGCCGCGTGGCACACGCTGGGCCCGGATCACGCGTACGCGGTACGGTCCAGCGCGACCGCCGAGGATCTGCCCGGCGCCTCCTTCGCCGGGCAGCAGGACACCTTCCTGAACGTGCGGGGGCGGGAAGCGCTGCGGCGGGCGGTGCTGGACTGCTGGGCATCGCTGTACAACGGTCGCGCCATCGCCTACCGCGCCCAGCTCGGGCTCTCCCAACGTCACGTCACCCTGGCAGTGGTGGTGCAGCAGATGATTGAGCCCGAGGTGGCGGGCATCCTCTTCACCGCCGACCCCACCACGGGCCAGCGGCACGTCGCCCGGATCGACGCCGCCTTCGGTCTGGGAGAGGCCCTCGTGTCCGGGGTGGTCAGCGCCGACGCCTACCACGTGGATCGCCGGACGCGGCGCGTCATTCAGCGTGTCGTGGCGGTCAAACCCTTCGCGATCCGGTCGGCGCCGGGGGGCGGCGTCGAGCGTGTTCCCCTGAGTGGCCCGGAGCGAAGCCGCCCGGCGCTCTCGGACGCCGAGGTGACCGAACTGACCGAGATTTGCGACCGCATCGAGGCCCACTACGGCACGCCGCAGGATATCGAGTGGGCCTACCGGGAAGGACATTGGTTCATCCTGCAGGCGCGGCCCATCACGACCCTGTATCCGCTGCCGGAACCCCAGCCGGTGGACGGTCAGCTGCATGCCTACTTCAGCTTCAGCCACCTGCAGGTCATGACCGACGCCATGCCCCCGCTGGCGGCGTCGGTGTGGCGGGTACTGTTTCCCTTCGGGCATCCGCGCACGGCCCTGGACAATCCCTACCTGACGGTGGCCGGCGGGCGGCTGTATGTGGACGTCTCGTTCGCGCTGCGCCATCCGCTGCTCAGGCGCGTGATTCCCCGGGCAGTCGGCGCAAACGTGGACGCCCGCGTCGGCGGGGCACTGGCGGCCCTGGCCGGCCGACCGGAATTCCAGCGTGGGCCGGCCCTGCACCTGTTCCGCGCGGTCCGGGGCGCCGCGCCGATCCTCCGCCAGGCGGCGCGCGTCCTGGCGTTCCCGGAACGCGGCACCGTCGCCCGACAGCAGGTGCGGTACATCCACGCCCGCATCGCGGAGTTCCGCCGGGCGCTGGACAGTGCGTCCTCGCTGGAGTTGCGGCTGGACGTGGCCCTGACCACCCTCGCATCGCTGCTGGGGCCAGCCCTCTACCCGCTGATCGGCCGGGTGATTGCGGGCATCCTCGCCGATACCGCCCTACGCGCCCTGGGCCGGGGCGTGGCCTCCAGGGCCGACCTGATCGCCCTGGGGGCCGGGCAGCAGGGCAACGTCACCACCGAGATGGGGCTGGCGGTGGGCGACCTCGCGGACGCGGCGCGTGGCCAGCCGGCCCTGAGCGCGCACCTGCGGCGCCCCGACCTGGATGTTCGCCAACGCCTGGCGGTATCTGGGGTGCCCGGAGGTTCAGCGTTCCTCGAGCGCTGGCAGGCGTTCATGGCGCGCTACGGCGCGCGCGGGCCGGGCGAGATCGACCTCAGTCAACCGCGCTGGCACGAAAATCCCGCATCGCTGCTCAACATGGTGGTCGGCGGCCTGGAGACCGGGGAAACGGGCACCCACCGCGCGCTGGCGACCGAATGGCAGCAGCGCGCCACCGAGGCGGCCGCGCGGGTATTGAACGCTGCCGGGCCGGTGCGACGCGTGGTGATGCGCCACCTGCTGCGTTCGGTGCGTACCTACCTGCCGCTGCGCGAGCATCCCAAGTTCATGCTCGTGCAGATGCTCGATCTGCTCAAACCGGTGGTGCTGGAGGCGAGCGTGGTGCTCACGGCGCGTGGAACGCTGGACGTCCCCGGCGACGTGTGGTTCCTCACGCTACCTGAACTGCGCGCGGCCCTGACGAATCCACCACAGGACCTGAGGTTGAGGATCGCGGCGCGGCGTGAGCGGTTCGCGGCGGACGCGCGGCGCACGCCCCCCAGGGTCATGACCAGCGACGGTGAGCAGATCAGGGGCCAGCTCCGGAGTGCGCGGGTGCCGGACGGTGCCCTCAGCGGTCAGGCCGTGTCGGCCGGAGTGGTGGAAGGTCCCGCGCGGGTCATGCGCCGACTGGACGATCCGCCGGTTCAGCCCGGCGAGATCCTGGTCGCCCCGTTCACCGATCCCGGCTGGACTCCGCTGTTTGTGGCGGCGGCCGGTCTGGTCACCGAGATCGGCGGCCTGATGACCCACGGCTCGCTGGTGGCCCGCGAATACGGACTGCCGGCCGTGGTGGGCGTCGACCGCGCCACCACCCAGATCGTCAGCGGTCAGCGCCTGCGCGTGAACGGCGACCTGGGTTACGTGGAGCTGCTGGACGACGCGGAAGCCGGTGCAACCGCACCAGTCCCACGCTCGAGCTGATTGACTCCACCACAAGGGCGGCTGACAGGCCACCAGTAGTGGTGAACGGAGTACAGGCCAGACAGATGCTGCCTGAGGAGTGCGACGATGACCGTCGAGTGCCCATCATTCGCCGTACACGCCCAGCGCATGGTTCATCCGTTCCGTGGCTCCCTCGGTCGACGCGCTGAGCAGCACGCTTTCCGGAACGACACCCAGCCGGGCACGGACGTGATCCCCGTTCCGTTAGAACCGCCAAGACACCAGCGGCTCTGACAGCGCCGCCCTCACCCGACGTACTCCCGTCGATGGCCAGCCGCCGCGTGGCCTGATCCGCAGGCGAATCCGGTACGGCGATCGAGGCGCGCAGACCTGTTCGGTCACTCTGTACCTACGTCAGGAGAGAGCCGAACCCCGTCCAACCCAAGGCCACTCAGCCTCAAAGAAACTTTACACAACACGCCTT is a genomic window containing:
- a CDS encoding NAD(P)/FAD-dependent oxidoreductase, yielding MSTLPTSTSVHAPPATGHAIVLGASMAGLLAARVLADHYAQVTVLERDPLPNETAPRRGVPQGRQPHGLLAAGLRTLDRLFPGFGAELVQAGGLPGDSSWNIRWYQVGGFKVRQRSDVHGVLASRPLIEGVVRERVRRLPNVQFRDDVSVQGLLHGEGRVRGVQLEDRRQGRHEELSADLTVDATGRGSRSPAWLRALGYAAPAESVVRIDVTYTSQVYQDAAPQHPDDVNAYIIMEEAPHGKRGGVALSCEHGRWMIGLAGMLGEQPPSDPVGFHAYAQALPSPEIARLIERLTPLGAPVTHHFPHSQRRHYERLTRFPEQYLVMGDALCSFNPIYGQGMTVAALEALALQECLRAGGQVSWQRFFKQAAGVIDIPWTLAVGSDLAYPQVEGPRTVAGRLIQRYVRHVHLAAQHDGQVALAFHQVSNLLRPPQSLFRPAVVGRVLRARLGHPAEGHRTGQHVPAR
- a CDS encoding thioredoxin — encoded protein: MTDAAPYILLTQEACAECERLKRLLAGPLKGHYGDRITVIHRQEQPEAFAHLAEQYELRAAPALLHVASGRTQRGKFGLGEVRRFLEQDW
- a CDS encoding ribonucleotide-diphosphate reductase subunit beta — encoded protein: MSHTPFSATNWSEPEDAFSATFYEKYTSQLWFPDEIPLTNDALVWNALSDEERWTYIHASAGLNALDTLQGEVGMPALRGLIGGHIRKATLQFQGMMEDIHARSYSLMNKTFLSAGEEREVFEWVRTQPHLQFKIAFIQDVFGDPDVSRLGLWKKLTVSCMLETALFYSGFFYPLYLAGQGRMVAAGEIFNLIILDEALHGVYVALLAQEQFDGLNDAEQVYARAWYGQTLQTLYRNELAYTDVLYAPLNLTGDVKRFIRFNFNVLADNLALDRPFPDEEIHPVVQNGIRAGGTTHDFFSAKGSSYAKIGVEPLTDADVDALWAGDFPDLSRHAGRVSHD
- the nrdE gene encoding class 1b ribonucleoside-diphosphate reductase subunit alpha encodes the protein MERWIELNNRVLTGTSVDTRHDLDALQVYFQEKVNPNTVFFHTLREKVRYLVEHGVWDASVFDRYAWEDVQAVFDRAYSYRFRFQSFMGAYKFYSEYATMTPDRARWLERYEDRMSITALARSETAGQALELVHHLVNQTFTPATPTLMNSGKANTGRLVSCFLLQDCTDNLESITKTLSFVAELSKGGGGIGVEVSNLRARGESLRGIQNVTKGVMGVAKMLDNMLRYADQAGQRPGAGAIYLSVMHADFQDTLNAKKIATDEDARLKTLSVGATIPDIFMEKVRAGEDIFQFYPHSLWQETGCEFTDIDWTREYQTLADNPRIRKKRVSARRVLEDIAITQGESGYPYLLLEGNANRANPIPNVGTIKMSNLCSEILQPTLPSCFHAYGQEAKDRVGLDVSCNLASLVIGQAMGSGDLGRVVRAAVGLLDNVARSTTIGEVPAVRRANEEMRSVGLGAMGLHSFLAANEVVYGSEGALEFVDVFFAAVHYHARKASMEIARDTGFVFRGFEGSRYQSGEHFQPYLERDFTPRTPEVAALFGGHALPTQEDWRQLVADIRTHGLAHSFVMAVAPTGSISYVSHASASIMPVTEKVETRTSNKARTIYPMPHLNETTEWYYEEAYDMDQRRVLDTVAAAQRHVDQGISCTLFVPASVTTRTLQSYYLYAYRLGLKTLYYTRLRKTNVQDCLSCVV
- a CDS encoding class Ib ribonucleoside-diphosphate reductase assembly flavoprotein NrdI — translated: MHLVFDSLTGNVRRLAHRIAARAAGMDVQDVRSGWIGDPFLLLTYTFHRGDVPESTRAFLRGAGRGLRGVVASGSYHWGTNFARAADVIAAEHAVPIIAKVNKGGTDADVALILAWLASATAPNPTNLQTVTFTGGTHGTLD
- a CDS encoding phosphoenolpyruvate synthase, which codes for MDDVRTFLRTSPYAVARSWQDATEDWITFDQFDVFGWYDAVLPLPAGRVDGAAVRLGGAEHPGDGWGQRAGGGSDTEHAAGSAAGRAAPAWVRAQRGNMTAASYVVPFARVRAGDLPLVGGKGANLGELTAAGFPVPPGFCITVRAFELGLEALPDREAMWRELEAIAPNDTAAAQAASARWRPRVAALPLPPQVDSAMDAAWHTLGPDHAYAVRSSATAEDLPGASFAGQQDTFLNVRGREALRRAVLDCWASLYNGRAIAYRAQLGLSQRHVTLAVVVQQMIEPEVAGILFTADPTTGQRHVARIDAAFGLGEALVSGVVSADAYHVDRRTRRVIQRVVAVKPFAIRSAPGGGVERVPLSGPERSRPALSDAEVTELTEICDRIEAHYGTPQDIEWAYREGHWFILQARPITTLYPLPEPQPVDGQLHAYFSFSHLQVMTDAMPPLAASVWRVLFPFGHPRTALDNPYLTVAGGRLYVDVSFALRHPLLRRVIPRAVGANVDARVGGALAALAGRPEFQRGPALHLFRAVRGAAPILRQAARVLAFPERGTVARQQVRYIHARIAEFRRALDSASSLELRLDVALTTLASLLGPALYPLIGRVIAGILADTALRALGRGVASRADLIALGAGQQGNVTTEMGLAVGDLADAARGQPALSAHLRRPDLDVRQRLAVSGVPGGSAFLERWQAFMARYGARGPGEIDLSQPRWHENPASLLNMVVGGLETGETGTHRALATEWQQRATEAAARVLNAAGPVRRVVMRHLLRSVRTYLPLREHPKFMLVQMLDLLKPVVLEASVVLTARGTLDVPGDVWFLTLPELRAALTNPPQDLRLRIAARRERFAADARRTPPRVMTSDGEQIRGQLRSARVPDGALSGQAVSAGVVEGPARVMRRLDDPPVQPGEILVAPFTDPGWTPLFVAAAGLVTEIGGLMTHGSLVAREYGLPAVVGVDRATTQIVSGQRLRVNGDLGYVELLDDAEAGATAPVPRSS